The Manihot esculenta cultivar AM560-2 chromosome 11, M.esculenta_v8, whole genome shotgun sequence genome includes a region encoding these proteins:
- the LOC122721287 gene encoding proline-rich receptor-like protein kinase PERK3 isoform X5: protein MVVKSISHKNLVELIGYCIDGANRLLILKYFPNGSLRSKLDGKENVLDWKKRMNIAIGSARGLEYLHEHCKPKIIHLDIKPDNILLDEHFEPKITDFGLAHFFTGAATHISKSSVMGTQVYEDPLTTKLGKYSDKSDIYSFGVTLLELITGRKPLDDGIDIVTWANLHIREALDGKYANFVDSKIQSFDDEEMHRMVSCINSCLNRLPKFRPTMETIRLVLEGKSPLEELYDLKLQCDENTIGPKSYSYGELARVTDHFSLNNQIGRGSFGHVFKASLDGEIRAIKRLDFPDVQFEEGLEREIMVFKSVRHKNLVELVGYCIHGSNRLLISKYFPNGSLRSKLHGSGDVLDWKKRMKIAIGSAKGLEYLHEHCNPKIIHLIMKPDNIFLDEDFEPKITDFGLAQFFTDGATHISKSSVMRTHVYEDPLTTKLGKYSDKSDIYSFGVTLLELITGRKPIDNGIDIVTWANRLIKNDLVGRYTKFVDFNLQSFDREQMYRMISCVNSCLNQPPNSRPTMEKEADEPKPSLKPFIIQETNNYGGHASRRPTEATSYGSSNIIPETSFDEMDCFPKPIAFRRR, encoded by the exons ATGGTCGTAAAAAGCATCAGTCACAAAAACCTCGTTGAACTGATTGGTTACTGCATTGATGGAGCCAATAGATTGcttattttaaagtattttccAAATGGATCTTTGAGATCTAAATTAGATG GGAAGGAGAATGTTTTAGACTGGAAAAAAAGAATGAATATTGCTATAGGTTCTGCAAGAGGACTGGAATATTTACATGAACACT GTAAACCTAAAATTATACATTTAGATATCAAGCCGGACAATATTCTTCTTGATGAACATTTTGAACCTaag ATAACAGATTTTGGACTTGCTCATTTTTTTACGGGTGCTGCTACTCACATATCCAAATCATCAGTTATGGGAACCCAAGT TTATGAAGATCCACTGACGACAAAATTGGGGAAGTATTCTGATAAATCTGATATTTATTCTTTTGGTGTTACGCTTTTAGAGCTGATTACCGGAAGAAAACCTTTAGATGATGGCATTGATATTGTTACTTGG GCAAATCTTCACATTAGAGAGGCTTTAGATGGAAAATATGCAAATTTTGTAGATTCCAAAATACAATCTTTTGATGACGAAGAAATGCATAGAATGGTTTCTTGTATTAATTCTTGCTTAAATCGACTTCCAAAATTTCGTCCAACAATGGAAACG ATACGTCTAGTTCTTGAAGGAAAATCGCCTCTAGAAGAATTATACGATCTCAAATTACAATGCG ATGAGAATACTATTGGGCCAAAGTCATATTCATACGGTGAACTAGCAAGGGTAACTGATCATTTCTCGCTCAATAACCAAATTGGTCGAGGTAGTTTTGGTCATGTTTTTAAGGCATCCTTAGATGGTGAGATCCGTGCTATTAAGAGACTTGATTTTCCGGATGTACAATTCGAAGAAGGTTTGGAGAGGGAGATTATGGTCTTCAAAAGCGTCAGACACAAAAACCTCGTTGAACTGGTTGGTTACTGTATTCATGGATCCAATAGATTGCTTATTTCAAAGTATTTTCCAAATGGGTCCTTGAGATCTAAATTACATG GAAGTGGGGATGTTTTGGACTGGAAAAAAAGAATGAAGATCGCCATAGGTTCTGCAAAAGGATTGGAATATTTACATGAACACT GTAAtcctaaaattattcatttaattatGAAACCGGATAATATTTTTCTTGACGAAGATTTTGAACCTAAG ATAACAGATTTTGGACTTGCTCAATTTTTTACCGACGGTGCTACTCACATATCCAAATCATCAGTTATGAGAACCCATGT TTATGAAGATCCACTAACAACAAAACTGGGGAAGTATTCTGATAAATCTGATATTTATTCTTTTGGAGTTACACTTTTAGAATTGATTACGGGAAGAAAACCTATAGACAACGGCATTGACATTGTTACTTGG GCAAATCGTCTAATTAAAAATGATTTGGTGGGAAGATATACCAAGTTTGTAGATTTCAATTTACAATCTTTTGACCGTGAACAAATGTATCGAATGATTTCTTGTGTTAATTCTTGTCTAAATCAACCTCCAAATTCTCGTCCAacaatggaaaag gaaGCAGACGAGCCCAAACCTAGCCTCAAGCCTTTTATCATTCAAGAAACTAATAATTATGGTGGACATGCCAGTCGACGACCAACAGAAGCAACAAGTTATGGTTCCTCCAACATCATTCCAGAAACTTCATTTGATGAGATGGATTGTTTTCCCAAACCCATTGCCTTTAGGAGAAGATGA